A region of Streptomyces sp. NBC_01267 DNA encodes the following proteins:
- a CDS encoding RNA polymerase sigma factor SigF — MSAEQGSSKVLTKDAPETLSSELPSSGAIDTRTLSRSLFLRLAVLAGQEPDSPERTYVRDTLIELNLPLVRYAAARFRSRNEPMEDIVQVGTIGLIKAIDRFDCERGVEFPTFAMPTIVGEIKRFFRDTSWSVRVPRRLQELRLALTKASDELAQKLDRSPTVPELALVLGVSEEDVVDGLAVGNAYTASSLDSPSLEDDGGEGSLADRLGYDDTALEGVEYRESLKPLLAKLPPRERQIIMLRFFANMTQSQIGEEVGISQMHVSRLLTRTLAQLREGLIGE; from the coding sequence ATGTCCGCAGAACAGGGCAGCTCGAAGGTGCTCACGAAAGACGCACCTGAGACACTCAGCTCAGAATTGCCGAGCTCTGGCGCCATCGACACCCGCACTCTGTCCCGCTCCCTGTTCCTGCGGCTCGCCGTCCTGGCCGGCCAGGAACCGGACAGCCCGGAGCGCACTTACGTACGGGACACGTTGATCGAGCTCAACCTGCCGCTGGTGCGCTACGCGGCAGCCAGGTTCCGCAGCCGGAACGAGCCCATGGAGGACATCGTCCAGGTCGGCACCATCGGCCTGATCAAGGCGATCGACCGGTTCGACTGCGAACGCGGCGTCGAATTCCCGACGTTCGCGATGCCGACCATCGTCGGTGAGATCAAGCGCTTCTTCCGGGACACGTCCTGGTCGGTACGGGTCCCGCGCCGCCTCCAGGAGCTGCGGCTGGCGCTCACCAAGGCCAGCGACGAACTGGCCCAGAAGCTCGACCGTTCGCCCACTGTTCCCGAACTCGCCCTGGTGCTGGGCGTGTCCGAGGAGGACGTGGTCGACGGGCTGGCGGTGGGCAACGCGTACACCGCGTCCTCGCTCGACTCGCCCTCCCTGGAGGACGACGGCGGCGAGGGCTCGCTGGCCGACCGCCTCGGCTACGACGACACGGCGCTGGAGGGGGTCGAGTACCGGGAGTCCCTCAAGCCGCTGCTGGCCAAACTGCCGCCGCGTGAGCGCCAGATCATCATGCTGCGGTTCTTCGCCAACATGACGCAGTCGCAGATCGGCGAGGAGGTCGGGATCTCGCAGATGCACGTGTCCCGGCTGCTGACCCGCACGCTGGCGCAGCTGCGGGAAGGCCTGATCGGAGAGTGA
- a CDS encoding RNA polymerase sigma factor SigF produces the protein MEETPPAKSRGADTRALTQVLFGQLKGLERGSAEHTRVRSALIEANLPLVRYAAARFRSRNEPMEDVVQVGTIGLINAIDRFDPERGVQFPTFAMPTVVGEIKRYFRDNVRTVHVPRRLHELWVQVTGATEDLTTMHGRSPTTAEIAERLRISEDDVLSCIEAGRSYHAQSLEAAQEGDGLPGLLDRLGYEDPALAGVEHRDLVRHLLVQLPEREQRILMLRYYSNLTQSQISQELGVSQMHVSRLLARSFARLRSANRIEA, from the coding sequence ATCGAGGAGACGCCTCCGGCGAAGAGCCGTGGCGCGGACACCAGGGCGCTGACCCAGGTGCTTTTCGGCCAGCTCAAGGGGCTGGAGCGGGGCAGCGCCGAGCACACCCGGGTGCGGTCGGCGCTGATCGAGGCGAACCTGCCGCTCGTGCGGTACGCCGCCGCGCGGTTCCGCAGCCGTAACGAGCCGATGGAGGACGTCGTCCAGGTCGGCACCATCGGCCTCATCAACGCCATCGACCGCTTCGACCCGGAGCGCGGCGTCCAGTTCCCGACCTTCGCGATGCCGACCGTCGTCGGCGAGATCAAACGCTACTTCCGGGACAACGTGAGGACCGTCCACGTCCCCCGCCGACTGCACGAGCTGTGGGTCCAGGTCACCGGGGCCACCGAGGACCTGACGACGATGCACGGCCGGTCCCCGACGACGGCCGAGATCGCCGAGCGGCTGCGCATCAGCGAGGACGACGTGCTGTCCTGCATCGAGGCCGGCCGGTCGTACCACGCACAGTCCCTGGAGGCGGCCCAGGAGGGCGACGGGCTGCCGGGACTGCTCGACCGGCTCGGTTACGAGGATCCGGCGCTGGCCGGGGTCGAGCACCGCGATCTGGTCCGGCATCTGCTCGTTCAACTGCCCGAGCGGGAGCAGCGGATCCTGATGCTCCGCTACTACAGCAATCTGACGCAGTCACAGATCAGCCAGGAGCTGGGCGTGTCCCAGATGCATGTCTCCAGGCTGCTGGCCAGGAGCTTCGCGCGGCTCCGGTCCGCAAATCGAATCGAGGCGTAA
- a CDS encoding Dabb family protein: MIRHLVLFKLNEGVTRDEPRVVAAAKAFAELGEIIPEVEFWECAWNITDRPIAYDFAINSAARDTDALKRYIEHPAHQAAAGQWREFATWVIADYPF; the protein is encoded by the coding sequence TTGATCCGCCATCTGGTCCTCTTCAAGCTCAACGAGGGCGTCACGCGTGACGAGCCCCGCGTCGTCGCTGCCGCGAAGGCGTTCGCCGAGCTCGGCGAGATCATCCCGGAGGTGGAGTTCTGGGAGTGCGCCTGGAACATCACCGACCGGCCGATCGCCTACGACTTCGCCATCAACTCGGCCGCCCGCGACACCGATGCGCTCAAGCGGTACATCGAGCACCCGGCCCACCAGGCAGCCGCCGGGCAGTGGCGTGAGTTCGCCACCTGGGTGATCGCCGACTACCCCTTCTGA
- a CDS encoding isocitrate lyase/PEP mutase family protein produces MRYGTALREEVHSPGTTPLIGIYDMYSASVVARHYDGFFVSGFGFAASHYGLPDIGFIAWPDMVAFVERLRLAFPSHHLLVDIDDGYVDPEVACHVVQRLERIGASGVILEDQKRPRRCGHADGKQVLPLEEYLEKLNLVLESRKDLVVVARTDATEEADILRRAEALAETDADVVLVDGVRSVEWIKRIRKVVGDKPLLFNQIAGGKSPRLSLSELTDLECQVAIYSTPCLFAAHAAIDSALTDLKQSDGRLPEFTARDGIGVQRSTQLLEKNISRHHAVSAPVRA; encoded by the coding sequence GTGCGTTACGGAACCGCGCTGAGGGAAGAAGTCCACTCTCCGGGCACGACTCCCCTCATCGGCATTTACGACATGTACTCGGCCTCCGTCGTGGCCCGGCACTACGACGGATTCTTCGTTTCCGGATTCGGCTTCGCCGCCTCCCACTACGGGCTCCCCGACATCGGCTTCATCGCCTGGCCGGACATGGTGGCCTTCGTGGAGCGGCTGCGGCTGGCCTTCCCCTCCCACCACCTGCTGGTCGACATCGACGACGGCTACGTCGATCCCGAGGTCGCCTGCCACGTGGTGCAGCGGCTGGAACGGATCGGCGCCTCGGGCGTCATCCTGGAGGACCAGAAGCGCCCCCGCAGGTGCGGTCACGCGGACGGCAAGCAGGTGCTCCCGCTGGAGGAGTACCTGGAGAAGCTCAACCTGGTGCTGGAGAGCCGGAAGGACCTGGTGGTCGTCGCGCGTACGGACGCCACGGAGGAGGCCGACATCCTGCGCCGGGCCGAAGCCCTGGCGGAGACCGACGCGGACGTCGTCCTGGTCGACGGCGTGCGCAGCGTCGAATGGATCAAGCGCATCCGGAAAGTGGTCGGTGACAAGCCGCTGCTCTTCAACCAGATCGCGGGCGGGAAGTCCCCGAGGCTCTCGCTCTCCGAACTGACCGACCTGGAGTGCCAGGTGGCCATCTACAGCACCCCCTGCCTCTTTGCCGCGCACGCCGCCATCGACAGCGCGCTGACGGATCTCAAGCAGTCCGACGGACGGCTTCCCGAGTTCACGGCCCGCGACGGGATCGGTGTGCAGCGCTCCACGCAACTGCTGGAGAAGAACATCAGCAGGCATCACGCCGTGAGCGCGCCCGTGCGTGCGTGA
- the tadA gene encoding tRNA adenosine(34) deaminase TadA, whose product MNDPVRDPWAEPMRLALAEAARAARAGDVPVGAVVLSADGTPFAAGHNEREATGDPTAHAEILAIRRAAAALGEWRLTGCTLVVTLEPCTMCAGAIVQSRVDRVVFGALDEKAGAAGSLWDVVRDRRLNHRPEVITGVLADACSAQLTSFFRDR is encoded by the coding sequence ATGAACGATCCCGTACGTGACCCCTGGGCCGAGCCGATGCGGCTGGCCCTGGCCGAGGCCGCACGCGCGGCGCGGGCCGGCGACGTGCCGGTCGGCGCCGTCGTGCTGTCCGCGGACGGCACGCCGTTCGCGGCCGGCCACAACGAACGCGAGGCGACGGGCGACCCGACCGCGCACGCCGAGATCCTCGCGATCCGCCGGGCCGCCGCGGCGCTCGGCGAGTGGCGGCTGACCGGCTGCACGCTGGTGGTCACGCTGGAGCCCTGCACGATGTGCGCGGGCGCGATCGTCCAGTCCCGGGTGGACCGGGTGGTCTTCGGGGCGCTCGACGAGAAGGCGGGCGCCGCGGGTTCGCTCTGGGACGTCGTACGGGACCGACGGCTCAACCACCGGCCCGAAGTCATCACCGGGGTCCTCGCGGACGCGTGCTCGGCGCAGCTGACTTCCTTCTTCAGGGACCGCTGA
- a CDS encoding tRNA adenosine deaminase-associated protein — protein sequence MYFAALLARTEDGWEASDTELDDVETLSDLTDLAREASGDEDTVLVFIEQEGAWFGVVRVDGEEDPRIYVSDAAAASRSSYGEILLTDELLGRDPQDPDALEELADLDGTEDGEHAEEEDDPADESEAVPPGPLGDITILADLGVAEEDLLMLGTDALADIAEALGAADVLETVR from the coding sequence GTGTACTTCGCCGCACTGCTCGCGCGCACCGAAGACGGGTGGGAAGCGAGCGACACGGAACTCGACGACGTGGAAACCCTCAGTGATCTGACCGACCTCGCCCGGGAAGCCTCGGGGGACGAGGACACCGTCCTCGTCTTCATCGAGCAGGAAGGCGCCTGGTTCGGCGTCGTCCGGGTCGACGGAGAGGAAGATCCGCGGATCTACGTCTCGGACGCCGCAGCCGCCAGCCGTTCCTCGTACGGGGAGATCCTTCTCACCGACGAGCTGCTCGGCCGGGATCCTCAGGACCCGGACGCCCTGGAAGAACTAGCCGATCTCGACGGTACGGAGGACGGTGAGCACGCGGAGGAAGAGGACGACCCGGCCGACGAGAGCGAAGCCGTACCGCCGGGACCGCTGGGGGACATCACGATCCTTGCCGATCTCGGAGTGGCCGAGGAGGACCTGCTGATGCTCGGTACGGACGCACTCGCCGACATCGCCGAAGCCCTGGGCGCCGCCGATGTCCTGGAGACTGTCCGGTAG
- the upp gene encoding uracil phosphoribosyltransferase has product MRIHVVDHPLVAHKLTTLRDKRTDSATFRRLADELVTLLAYEATRDVRTEQVDIDTPVTATTGVKLSYPRPLVVPILRAGLGMLEGMVRLLPTAEVGFLGMVRDEETLKASTYASRMPDDLSGRQVYVLDPMLATGGTLVAAIRELIERGADDVTAVVLLAAPEGVEVMERELAGTPVTVVTAAVDERLNEQGYIVPGLGDAGDRMYGSAE; this is encoded by the coding sequence ATGCGTATCCATGTCGTCGACCACCCGCTGGTGGCGCACAAACTCACCACGTTGCGTGACAAGCGCACCGATTCCGCGACCTTCCGGCGGCTCGCCGACGAGCTGGTCACCCTGCTCGCGTACGAGGCCACCCGCGACGTGCGGACCGAGCAGGTCGACATCGACACGCCGGTCACGGCGACGACGGGCGTGAAGCTCTCCTACCCCCGTCCCCTGGTGGTGCCGATCCTGCGGGCGGGCCTCGGGATGCTCGAAGGCATGGTGCGGCTGCTGCCGACCGCCGAGGTGGGCTTCCTCGGGATGGTCCGCGACGAGGAGACGCTGAAGGCGTCCACGTACGCGAGCCGGATGCCTGACGACCTCTCGGGCCGTCAGGTGTACGTGCTGGACCCGATGCTGGCCACCGGCGGCACGCTGGTCGCCGCGATCCGTGAGCTGATCGAGCGCGGCGCGGACGACGTCACCGCCGTGGTGCTGCTCGCGGCGCCGGAGGGCGTCGAGGTCATGGAGCGCGAACTGGCCGGTACGCCGGTCACGGTGGTCACCGCCGCGGTCGACGAGCGGCTCAACGAGCAGGGCTACATCGTGCCGGGGCTCGGCGACGCGGGCGACCGGATGTACGGGTCGGCCGAGTAG
- a CDS encoding LytR C-terminal domain-containing protein — protein sequence MSMLTPPGMGGKYRITGDKYPRMHRPRRYGRLVFGAVAAVVALGLIGWGSVQLIDVFTGSSSKASAAGQQHDCKVAGSPAPAPPRSLPKPAKIKVNVYNATPRGGLAKTTADELKKRGFTIGKVGNAPAAYDKKIAGKAVLLGAATTSPGSFAVLGTQLKGAQEKTDARKTGDVDLIIGTGFTSLDAKKDAAKAMTTLAHPLPAPSGKC from the coding sequence ATGAGCATGCTCACACCCCCCGGCATGGGCGGAAAGTATCGCATCACGGGCGACAAGTACCCCCGGATGCACCGCCCCCGACGGTATGGCCGTCTCGTCTTCGGGGCGGTGGCCGCAGTCGTCGCCCTGGGCCTGATCGGCTGGGGATCGGTGCAGCTCATCGACGTCTTCACCGGCAGCTCCAGCAAGGCGTCGGCCGCCGGTCAGCAGCACGACTGCAAGGTCGCGGGCTCCCCCGCGCCCGCGCCGCCGAGGTCCCTGCCGAAACCCGCGAAGATCAAGGTCAACGTCTACAACGCGACCCCGCGCGGCGGGCTCGCCAAGACCACCGCCGACGAACTCAAGAAGCGCGGCTTCACCATCGGCAAGGTGGGCAACGCCCCGGCCGCCTACGACAAGAAGATCGCGGGCAAGGCCGTGCTGCTGGGCGCCGCCACGACCTCGCCCGGTTCGTTCGCCGTCCTCGGTACGCAGCTCAAGGGCGCCCAGGAGAAGACCGACGCCCGCAAGACAGGCGACGTCGACCTGATCATCGGCACCGGTTTCACGTCCCTGGACGCCAAGAAGGACGCCGCCAAGGCGATGACCACACTGGCCCATCCCCTCCCGGCGCCCTCCGGAAAGTGCTGA
- a CDS encoding type II toxin-antitoxin system VapB family antitoxin: MIFKRIGSGRPYPDHGRESTRQWADVAPRPVRLDQLVTTKGQLDLETLLAEDSTFYGDLFAHVVKWQGDLYLEDGLHRAVRAALQQRQVLHARVLDLG; this comes from the coding sequence GTGATCTTCAAGCGCATCGGAAGCGGACGGCCGTACCCCGACCACGGCCGGGAATCCACCCGCCAGTGGGCGGACGTCGCCCCGCGCCCGGTCCGGCTGGACCAACTCGTGACCACCAAGGGGCAGCTGGACCTCGAAACGCTGCTCGCGGAGGACTCCACCTTCTACGGGGACCTGTTCGCGCACGTGGTGAAGTGGCAGGGCGACCTCTACCTGGAGGACGGGCTGCACCGCGCCGTACGGGCCGCACTCCAGCAGAGACAGGTACTGCACGCCCGCGTGCTCGACCTGGGCTGA
- a CDS encoding M20/M25/M40 family metallo-hydrolase — MSTARRSAVAALAAAALAGPLLPTPTANARPAPATSGPAHPGTDHAKEAAQLSRELVRMSSAEDAYRHLRKLQSIADANHSTRAAGTPGHEASAQYVHDTLRKAGYRVSYQTFGITYIETRAEKLSVVTPGAPARKATVSAMSYTKSTPVGGIEAALAAVPLDATTGCEAADYAAGAFTGKIALIRRGGCTFTVKQAAAAGAGAVAALIYNDTGGELSGTLGSAAGAKIPTGGLSGADGTALAADAAKGATVSLEIRQLQEPRTTRNVVAETPGGDPAHTVMLGAHLDSVTAGPGINDDGSGSAGLIEVAQQLARTHRPLADKVRFAWWSGEELGLLGSGAYVKGLTAPQKKQIALYLNFDMIASPNYAQLVYDSTAPAPTGTAPAPVPAGTDRLTKGITSFLDRRHVPHEATAFDGRSDYGPFMAAGIPSGGSYTGAEELKTAAQAEKFGGTAGVALDACYHAACDTLKNIDMTAFDLNIDVIADAVGTYAYTAGPSARP, encoded by the coding sequence GTGAGTACAGCCCGTCGCAGCGCCGTGGCCGCACTGGCCGCCGCCGCCCTCGCCGGCCCGCTCCTGCCGACCCCCACCGCCAACGCACGCCCCGCACCCGCCACGTCCGGACCGGCGCATCCGGGAACGGACCACGCGAAGGAAGCCGCGCAGCTCTCCCGGGAGCTGGTGCGGATGTCGTCCGCCGAGGACGCGTACCGGCATCTGCGGAAGCTCCAGTCCATAGCCGACGCGAACCACTCCACCCGCGCCGCCGGAACGCCCGGCCACGAGGCATCCGCGCAGTACGTCCACGACACCCTGCGGAAGGCCGGGTACCGGGTCTCGTACCAGACCTTCGGCATCACCTACATCGAGACGCGGGCCGAGAAGCTCTCCGTCGTCACGCCCGGAGCTCCCGCGCGCAAGGCGACCGTGTCGGCCATGTCGTACACGAAGTCCACCCCGGTGGGCGGCATCGAGGCCGCGCTCGCCGCCGTACCGCTCGACGCCACCACGGGCTGCGAGGCGGCCGACTACGCAGCCGGGGCGTTCACCGGGAAGATCGCGCTGATCCGCCGCGGCGGCTGCACCTTCACCGTGAAGCAGGCAGCGGCGGCCGGCGCGGGCGCGGTGGCCGCGCTCATCTACAACGACACCGGGGGCGAGCTCTCCGGCACCCTCGGATCCGCCGCGGGCGCGAAGATCCCGACCGGCGGGCTCTCCGGGGCCGACGGGACGGCCCTCGCCGCCGACGCCGCGAAGGGCGCGACCGTCTCCCTGGAGATCCGCCAGCTCCAGGAACCGCGCACCACCCGCAACGTCGTCGCCGAGACACCGGGCGGCGACCCGGCGCACACCGTGATGCTCGGCGCCCACCTCGACTCGGTCACCGCGGGCCCCGGCATCAACGACGACGGCTCGGGTTCGGCCGGTCTCATCGAGGTCGCCCAGCAACTCGCCAGAACCCACCGGCCCCTCGCCGACAAGGTGCGCTTCGCCTGGTGGTCGGGGGAGGAACTGGGGCTGCTCGGCTCGGGCGCGTACGTGAAGGGGCTCACCGCCCCGCAGAAGAAGCAGATCGCGCTCTACCTCAACTTCGACATGATCGCCTCGCCGAACTACGCCCAACTCGTGTACGACAGCACCGCCCCGGCGCCCACCGGCACGGCCCCGGCCCCGGTCCCCGCGGGTACGGACCGCCTGACGAAGGGCATCACCTCCTTCCTGGACCGCAGGCACGTGCCGCACGAGGCCACGGCCTTCGACGGCCGTTCCGACTACGGGCCGTTCATGGCGGCGGGCATCCCCTCCGGCGGCAGCTACACCGGCGCCGAGGAGCTCAAAACGGCCGCCCAGGCCGAGAAGTTCGGCGGAACGGCGGGGGTCGCGCTCGACGCCTGCTACCACGCGGCGTGCGACACCCTGAAGAACATCGACATGACGGCGTTCGACCTCAACATCGACGTCATCGCCGACGCCGTGGGGACGTACGCCTACACCGCCGGCCCATCGGCCCGGCCGTAG
- a CDS encoding TetR/AcrR family transcriptional regulator → MSSEEFLRARRPEQKQQRRETILSAARGLAQEHGVRKVTLGSVAEVVGLAKSNVIRYFGTREEIFLVLTAEGWQEWREAVTVRLDAGEDAVGALAGTLAGRPLFCDLLSLTATILEHNISLDAARAYKHTALASVAALGARVSRAHPELTEREAVDLVSTAGALAGTLYPMATPPPVLAELYALEPELAAARPSLLPTLTRMLSALAVGLPALR, encoded by the coding sequence ATGTCATCAGAGGAATTCCTCCGGGCCCGCAGGCCGGAACAGAAGCAGCAGCGGCGCGAGACCATTCTCTCGGCCGCCCGCGGGCTTGCACAGGAGCACGGCGTGCGAAAGGTGACGCTGGGCAGCGTCGCCGAGGTCGTGGGCCTCGCCAAGTCCAATGTCATCCGGTACTTCGGGACCCGGGAAGAGATCTTCCTGGTGCTCACCGCCGAAGGCTGGCAGGAGTGGCGGGAAGCGGTGACCGTACGGCTGGACGCGGGCGAGGACGCCGTCGGCGCGCTCGCCGGGACACTCGCCGGGCGACCGCTCTTCTGCGACCTGCTCAGCCTGACCGCGACCATCCTGGAACACAACATCTCGCTCGACGCGGCACGCGCCTACAAGCACACCGCGCTCGCCAGCGTCGCCGCACTCGGCGCCCGGGTCTCCCGCGCCCACCCCGAGCTGACCGAACGCGAGGCGGTCGACCTCGTCTCGACGGCAGGGGCACTGGCCGGAACGCTCTACCCGATGGCGACGCCGCCGCCCGTACTGGCCGAGCTGTACGCCCTGGAGCCCGAACTGGCCGCGGCCCGCCCGTCGCTGCTGCCGACGCTCACCCGGATGCTCTCCGCGCTGGCCGTCGGTCTGCCCGCGCTGCGCTGA
- a CDS encoding GNAT family N-acetyltransferase, with protein sequence MHAGYAIRAPKESELPAVVHAVNEAARSHDPTAAARTDDEFRHVWAQLDTADDVRVVTGPGGAVCGYAELSAAAAGGRIFADAYTHPAHLGAGIGTALLRWMEARATEMAPGVPAAGDAAPVALVNHVLLDGAADRMLRARGYRRTRIHLRMRMALGGPPVAPVWPDGVGLRACDGTPEDLRRVHACVEEAFGDHWGRVSRSYDQWAGDLLHDGFDPALWLVAERRGRIVGAALCREREVEGHVAGEVGQLGVRREARRLGLGRALLLASFALFAERGAGSVGLDVDSESLTGAHLLYERAGMVTTAGIGRFELELPVADGARR encoded by the coding sequence ATGCACGCCGGATACGCGATACGTGCTCCGAAGGAATCAGAACTTCCGGCCGTGGTCCACGCGGTGAACGAGGCGGCCCGGTCGCACGATCCCACGGCAGCGGCCCGGACCGACGACGAATTCCGGCATGTGTGGGCACAGTTGGACACGGCCGATGACGTGCGGGTGGTGACCGGGCCGGGCGGTGCGGTCTGCGGGTACGCGGAGCTGAGCGCCGCGGCGGCCGGGGGCCGGATCTTCGCCGACGCGTACACCCACCCCGCCCATCTCGGCGCCGGTATCGGGACGGCGCTGCTGCGCTGGATGGAGGCGCGTGCCACGGAGATGGCGCCGGGCGTCCCGGCCGCCGGCGATGCCGCGCCCGTGGCTCTGGTCAACCACGTGCTGCTCGACGGGGCCGCCGACCGGATGCTGCGCGCGCGTGGGTACCGCAGGACCCGGATCCACCTCCGGATGCGGATGGCCCTGGGCGGACCGCCGGTCGCGCCCGTGTGGCCGGACGGCGTCGGCCTCCGTGCCTGCGACGGGACCCCGGAGGACCTGCGGCGGGTGCACGCGTGTGTCGAGGAGGCGTTCGGCGACCACTGGGGCCGGGTGAGCCGCTCGTACGACCAGTGGGCCGGTGACCTGCTCCACGACGGTTTCGACCCGGCGCTCTGGCTCGTCGCGGAACGCCGTGGACGGATCGTGGGCGCGGCGCTCTGCCGGGAGCGCGAGGTCGAGGGCCACGTGGCCGGTGAGGTCGGTCAGTTGGGTGTGCGCCGTGAGGCGCGGAGGCTCGGTCTGGGCCGGGCGCTGCTGCTGGCGTCCTTCGCGCTCTTCGCCGAGCGGGGGGCCGGCTCCGTGGGGCTCGACGTCGACAGCGAGAGCCTGACCGGTGCGCATCTTCTCTACGAGCGTGCGGGGATGGTCACGACCGCGGGCATCGGGCGGTTCGAACTGGAGCTGCCCGTGGCGGACGGGGCCCGCCGGTAG
- a CDS encoding isocitrate lyase/PEP mutase family protein yields the protein MNPFEEFRALHHASHHAGPGASPEAPLVLPNAWDHASAAALAAAGFRAIGTTSLGVAAAAGKADATGGTRAETVRLARGLARLSALISVDIEGGFSTHPDEVASLAVELADAGVVGVNIEDGRPDGSLTGVDRQCELIRAVKDAVPELFVNARTDTYWLPGHTEQTTHRAEAYQHAGADGLFVPGLQDAQAISALTGNLRVPLNILFSPAGPSVTELAALGVRRVSCGSLLFRAALQAVVQTAGAVATGAALPTGIPSYTEAQSLSTRFG from the coding sequence ATGAACCCCTTCGAGGAATTCCGCGCACTGCACCACGCCTCGCACCACGCAGGGCCCGGCGCGTCCCCCGAAGCCCCGCTCGTCCTGCCCAACGCGTGGGACCACGCCTCGGCCGCCGCCCTCGCCGCCGCCGGGTTCCGGGCCATCGGTACGACCAGCCTCGGCGTCGCGGCAGCCGCCGGGAAGGCCGACGCGACGGGCGGCACCCGTGCGGAGACCGTTCGGCTCGCCCGTGGCCTCGCCCGGCTGTCCGCGCTGATCAGCGTGGACATCGAAGGCGGCTTCAGCACGCACCCGGACGAAGTCGCCTCGCTGGCAGTCGAGTTGGCCGACGCCGGCGTGGTCGGCGTCAATATCGAGGACGGGCGGCCCGACGGTTCACTCACCGGCGTCGACCGGCAGTGCGAGCTGATCCGGGCCGTGAAGGACGCGGTGCCCGAGCTGTTCGTCAACGCCCGTACGGACACGTACTGGCTTCCCGGGCACACGGAGCAGACCACGCACCGGGCCGAGGCCTACCAACACGCGGGTGCGGACGGCCTGTTCGTCCCGGGCCTTCAGGACGCCCAGGCCATCTCCGCACTGACCGGGAACCTCCGGGTGCCGCTCAACATTCTCTTCTCGCCCGCAGGGCCCTCCGTGACGGAGCTGGCCGCGCTGGGCGTACGCCGGGTCAGCTGCGGTTCGCTGCTGTTCCGGGCCGCACTGCAGGCGGTCGTGCAGACCGCCGGAGCCGTCGCCACGGGCGCCGCCCTGCCCACCGGGATCCCCTCGTACACGGAGGCCCAGTCGCTCTCCACCCGCTTCGGGTGA
- a CDS encoding MarR family winged helix-turn-helix transcriptional regulator, with protein sequence MDVEPPASGPPTSGPPASGAVPRTDGAGDIRDQLRQLTLSQQRFERHLGRELRVDPAGLAVMDHLVTVGPTTPTDLARRLEASTAATTLVIDRLVAAGHVSRQPHPTDRRKVIVTPADHWEATAYQYVSPLVEGVTAAAEALPPGEQATVAGFLRKIVGVYDEATRV encoded by the coding sequence ATGGACGTCGAACCGCCTGCCTCCGGACCGCCTACCTCCGGACCGCCTGCCTCCGGTGCGGTGCCCCGCACGGACGGCGCGGGAGACATCCGTGACCAGCTGCGGCAGCTGACCCTGAGCCAACAGCGGTTCGAGCGGCACCTGGGCCGGGAGCTGCGGGTGGACCCGGCCGGGCTGGCGGTGATGGACCATCTCGTCACCGTCGGGCCGACCACACCCACCGACCTCGCCCGCCGCCTGGAGGCCTCGACCGCGGCGACCACGCTCGTCATCGACCGGCTGGTGGCCGCCGGTCACGTCAGCAGGCAGCCGCATCCCACCGACCGCCGCAAGGTGATCGTCACCCCCGCCGACCACTGGGAGGCGACCGCCTACCAGTACGTCTCCCCGCTCGTCGAGGGCGTCACCGCCGCAGCGGAGGCCCTGCCCCCGGGGGAACAGGCCACGGTCGCGGGCTTCCTGCGGAAGATCGTCGGCGTCTACGACGAGGCGACCCGCGTCTGA